In Fodinicurvata sediminis DSM 21159, a genomic segment contains:
- a CDS encoding SHOCT domain-containing protein, with protein sequence MLKAPFAFTLSLALAGTAASTALAQSGNSPGNSYGYHMMDGWGGWFMGPIMMLLVFGLLILGVVLVLRALGIGDSTHSRGSSQDRALEILKERFARGEIDEEEFQNRKKHLRD encoded by the coding sequence ATGCTCAAAGCGCCTTTTGCCTTCACCCTTTCGCTGGCCTTGGCCGGTACGGCCGCAAGCACGGCCCTGGCCCAGTCGGGAAATTCCCCGGGCAACTCCTATGGCTATCACATGATGGACGGCTGGGGCGGCTGGTTCATGGGCCCGATCATGATGCTGCTGGTCTTCGGCCTCTTGATCCTGGGCGTGGTGCTGGTTCTGCGTGCCCTGGGCATTGGGGACAGCACTCACAGCAGAGGCAGCAGCCAGGACCGCGCCCTGGAGATCCTCAAGGAACGCTTCGCCCGCGGCGAGATCGACGAAGAGGAATTCCAGAACCGCAAGAAGCACCTGCGGGACTGA
- a CDS encoding DUF411 domain-containing protein — MTLQFRRLTVLFLAGSLLLALLQLSLPALAAEKLQVYKSPYCGCCEAWVDHMRAAGFAVEVHDVEDLTEIKQSHGITPDLASCHTAVLGDYVIEGHVPAQDVARLLEATPQAKGLAVPGMPLGSPGMEQGERSQPYDVIVFTDSGRQAVFARH; from the coding sequence ATGACCCTACAATTCCGCCGCCTCACGGTTCTGTTCCTCGCCGGCAGCCTGCTCCTGGCCTTGCTGCAGCTCTCTCTGCCGGCCCTGGCCGCGGAAAAGCTCCAGGTCTACAAGTCGCCCTATTGTGGCTGTTGCGAAGCCTGGGTGGATCATATGCGCGCGGCCGGCTTCGCCGTGGAAGTCCACGACGTGGAGGACCTGACCGAGATCAAGCAGAGCCATGGCATCACGCCGGACCTGGCCTCCTGCCACACCGCCGTGCTGGGCGACTACGTGATCGAGGGGCATGTCCCGGCCCAGGATGTGGCCCGCCTGCTCGAGGCCACGCCCCAGGCGAAGGGCCTGGCCGTTCCGGGCATGCCGCTGGGCTCGCCCGGCATGGAACAGGGCGAGCGCAGCCAACCCTACGATGTCATCGTCTTCACGGACTCGGGGCGCCAGGCGGTTTTCGCCCGCCACTGA